One segment of Hippopotamus amphibius kiboko isolate mHipAmp2 chromosome 2, mHipAmp2.hap2, whole genome shotgun sequence DNA contains the following:
- the LOC130844667 gene encoding V-type proton ATPase subunit G 1-like, which translates to MEFACLRGVPDAAATAGRSQGIRQLLQAEKRAAQKGSEAGKRKNRRPKQAKAAAQAETEQNRLQREKEFKPKEAAALGSHSSCSAEMQKDTQEKITILQTYFRQNRVEVLDNLLAFVCDIRLEIHENYRING; encoded by the exons ATGGAATTT GCCTGTCTCAGGGGTGTCCCAGACGCCGCCGCCACGGCTGGTCGGTCGCAGGGCATCCGGCAGCTGCTCCAGGCCGAGAAGCGGGCCGCCCAGAAAGGGTCCGAGGCCGGCAAACGAAAGAACCGGAGGCCGAAGCAGGCCAAAGCAGCAGCCCAGGCTGAAACTGAACAGAACCGCCTGCAGAGGGAGAAGGAGTTCAAGCCCAAGGAAGCTGCCGCTCTGGGATCCCACAGCAGTTGCAGCGCTGAAATGCAGAAGGACACGCAGGAGAAGATAACCATCCTCCAGACTTACTTCCGGCAGAATAGGGTTGAAGTCCTGGATAACCTCTTGGCCTTTGTTTGCGACATCCGGCTAGAAATCCATGAGAACTACCGCATAAATGGATAG
- the LOC130844668 gene encoding olfactory receptor 4K15-like, which translates to MDQGNNSRVAEFVLLGLSSSWELQYFFFMLFNFLYIIIVLGNFLIVLTVISEPALHTPMYVMLSNLSVLDVFLATYATPKMIHDFLHEPKTISFEGCMAQIFLLHVFAGGEMVLLVAMAYDRYVAICKPLHYATIMNSCRCTGLVVGSWVTGVMHSLSQLAFTVNLPFCGPNIVDSYYCDLTLVIKLACMDTYVPEVLMLLDSGLMGVTSFLLLLMSYTVILVTVRRRSLVDMTKARSTLTAHIIVVSLFFGPCIFIYAWPFSNFPMGKVLSVFSTVFTPILNPIIYTLRNKEVKSAVLKLKTRYVRSRLPSRLSLPRQDVLS; encoded by the coding sequence ATGGACCAAGGGAATAATTCCAGAGTGGCTGAGTTTGTGTTACTGGGACTCTCCAGTTCCTGGGAGCTCCAGTATTTCTTCttcatgttgtttaatttcttatACATCATCATTGTGCTTGGCAACTTCCTCATTGTCCTCACAGTGATCTCTGAACCTGCCCTGCACACACCCATGTACGTCATGCTCAGTAATCTTTCTGTTCTTGATGTGTTTCTCGCCACTTATGCAACCCCCAAGATGATCCATGATTTCCTTCATGAACCCAAGACCATCTCCTTTGAGGGCTGCATGGCCCAGATATTCTTACTCCATGTCTTTGCTGGTGGTGAGATGGTGCTCCTTGTAGCAATGGCATATGACAGATATGTAGCCATATGCAAACCTCTCCATTATGCAACCATCATGAACTCGTGCAGATGTACAGGTCTGGTAGTAGGCTCTTGGGTGACTGGGGTCATGCACTCCCTAAGCCAGTTAGCTTTCACTGTAAACCTGCCCTTCTGTGGCCCAAACATAGTGGACAGTTACTACTGTGACCTTACTTTGGTCATCAAACTTGCCTGTATGGACACATATGTCCCTGAAGTGTTGATGCTTTTGGATAGTGGCCTCATGGGAGTGACTTCATTCTTGCTCTTGCTGATGTCCTACACAGTTATCCTGGTCACTGTGCGACGTCGTTCCTTAGTGGACATGACCAAGGCCCGCAGCACTCTGACTGCCCACATCATTGTAGTCAGCCTCTTTTTTGGGCCCTGTATCTTCATCTATGCCTGGCCTTTCAGCAACTTCCCCATGGGTAAAGTGCTTTCTGTGTTCTCTACGGTTTTCACACCTATATTGAACCCCATTATCTACACATTGAGAAATAAAGAGGTAAAATCGGCAGTGCTTAAGCTGAAGACCCGGTATGTACGTTCAAGGCTCCCTTCTCGGCTGTCTCTCCCAAGACAAGATGTGTTGAGTTGA